One Cupriavidus necator genomic region harbors:
- a CDS encoding GNAT family N-acetyltransferase, with the protein MFDDLRKPYADPNAPAASGPADSVKQIPDTDTGGDAAQRRYRQLCNTANIPLFSQAWWLDATAGPGNWGVALVERGGQVVASLPYAPRRLYGFSVIAQPALAKMAGPWLAPMAGKPARMLGQQKELMDELIGQLPRFDHFQQHWDPSQTNWLPFAWKGFRQTTKYTYVLDDLSDTAALWNGMQHNIRGEIRKAGSRHGLQVRDDLGIDEFIQLNRQVFTRQRMPLPYTDDYVRRLDAACAARGARKIFIAVDKQGYRHAGVYLVWDGQVAYYLMAGSDPKLRTSGASSLCIWDAIRFASGVARTFDFEGSVLEPVERFFRGFGGRPQPYFFVQKTPSRILLTYLFLRSLRKP; encoded by the coding sequence ATGTTCGACGATCTGCGCAAACCTTATGCTGATCCTAATGCACCAGCCGCAAGTGGGCCCGCTGATTCAGTCAAGCAGATCCCTGACACAGACACTGGGGGCGACGCGGCGCAACGCCGATACCGTCAGCTTTGCAATACGGCCAATATTCCCCTGTTCAGCCAGGCGTGGTGGCTGGATGCCACCGCCGGTCCCGGGAACTGGGGCGTTGCCCTGGTGGAACGCGGTGGACAGGTGGTCGCAAGCCTTCCCTACGCCCCCCGGCGCCTGTATGGGTTCTCAGTAATCGCCCAGCCAGCGCTGGCCAAGATGGCCGGACCGTGGCTGGCACCGATGGCGGGAAAGCCGGCGAGGATGCTGGGTCAACAGAAGGAGTTGATGGACGAACTGATTGGGCAACTGCCGCGGTTCGACCATTTCCAACAGCACTGGGATCCCAGCCAGACCAATTGGCTGCCCTTTGCCTGGAAGGGATTCCGCCAGACCACCAAGTACACGTACGTGCTCGATGACCTGTCGGATACGGCCGCGCTCTGGAATGGCATGCAGCACAACATCAGGGGCGAAATCCGTAAAGCGGGCTCCCGCCATGGTCTGCAGGTGCGCGACGACCTCGGTATCGATGAGTTCATCCAACTTAACCGGCAGGTCTTCACCCGGCAACGCATGCCGTTGCCATATACCGACGACTACGTGCGCCGCCTGGACGCTGCATGCGCGGCGCGAGGGGCCCGCAAGATCTTCATTGCCGTGGATAAACAGGGCTACCGTCATGCAGGCGTCTATCTGGTCTGGGACGGACAAGTCGCCTATTACCTAATGGCCGGCTCGGACCCGAAGCTGCGCACCAGCGGCGCTAGCAGCCTGTGCATTTGGGACGCCATCCGCTTTGCCTCTGGCGTGGCGCGCACGTTTGACTTCGAAGGTTCGGTGCTGGAGCCGGTCGAGCGCTTCTTCAGGGGATTCGGAGGCAGGCCGCAGCCTTACTTCTTTGTTCAGAAGACCCCATCTCGCATACTTCTGACCTACCTGTTCCTGCGTTCGCTCCGCAAGCCCTGA